Proteins found in one Triticum urartu cultivar G1812 chromosome 4, Tu2.1, whole genome shotgun sequence genomic segment:
- the LOC125550730 gene encoding chlorophyll a-b binding protein CP26, chloroplastic-like translates to MAALAPTKMLGTRLNFAGSSRYATAAPTAGAQKIVSLFDRFKKKPAPKPKPAPVATSSVGIDDELAKWYGPDRRIYLPNGLLDRSEVPEYLNGEVPGDYGYDPFGLGKKPEDFAKYQAFELIHARWAMLGAAGFIIPEALNKFGANCGPEAVWFKTGALLLDGNTLNYFGNSIPINLILAVVAEVVLVGGAEYYRITNGLEFDDKLHPGGPFDPLGLATDPDQAALLKVKEIKNGRLAMFSMLGFFIQAYVTGEGPFENLCAHLSDPFGNNLLTVISGAAERVPSL, encoded by the exons ATGGCGGCGCTCGCTCCGACGAAGATGCTCGGCACCCGGCTCAACTTCGCCGGCTCCTCCAGGTACGCCACAGCGGCACCAACTGCTGGCGCACAGAAGATCGTCTCCCTCTTTGATCGCTTCAAGAAGAAGCCCGCCCCGAAGCCGAAGCCCGCCCCCGTGGCCACCTCGAGCGTGGGCATCGACGACGAGCTCGCCAAGTGGTACG GTCCTGACAGGAGGATCTACTTGCCCAACGGTCTCCTTGACCggtcggaggtgccggagtaccTCAACGGAGAGGTTCCCGGAGA CTACGGCTATGATCCTTTTGGCCTGGGCAAGAAGCCAGAGGACTTCGCCAA GTACCAGGCCTTTGAGCTCATCCATGCCAGGTGGGCCATGCTCGGCGCCGCCGGATTCATCATCCCCGAGGCGCTCAACAAGTTCGGCGCAAACTGCGGTCCCGAGGCAGTTTGGTTCAAG ACCGGCGCCCTGCTCCTTGACGGCAACACCCTCAACTACTTCGGCAACAGCATCCCCATCAACCTCATCCTCGCCGTCGTCGCCGAGGTCGTCCTCGTCGGAGGCGCCGAGTACTACAGGATCACCAACGGGCTG GAATTTGACGACAAGCTCCACCCCGGTGGCCCATTCGACCCGCTCGGCCTCGCCACCGACCCCGACCAGGCGGCGCTGCTCAAGGTGAAGGAGATCAAGAACGGGCGGCTGGCCATGTTCTCCATGCTGGGCTTCTTCATCCAGGCCTACGTCACCGGCGAGGGCCCCTTCGAGAACCTGTGCGCGCACCTCAGCGACCCCTTCGGCAACAACCTGCTCACCGTCATCTCCGGCGCCGCCGAGAGGGTGCCCAGCCTGTGA
- the LOC125550731 gene encoding protein TRIGALACTOSYLDIACYLGLYCEROL 5, chloroplastic-like: MGAAKRNGGEKGLLWRLPEVTSRELGKIGPAFGLGIGCGAGAGVGFFGGAGLGYGFPGLTLGFGVGAGCGIGFGFGYGLGKGIARDEKKRHSNVGKIFQETPNLPKDTIAGLFDELVVNTKKLATATSKQIEKWH, encoded by the exons ATGGGGGCGGCGAAGAGAAACGGGGGTGAGAAGGGGCTCCTCTGGAGGCTGCCGGAGGTCACCTCAAGGGAGCTCGGCAAGATCGGCCCCGCCTTCGGGCTCGGCATCGGCTGCGGCGCCGGCGCCGGAGTCGGCTTCTTCGGCG GTGCAGGATTAGGTTATGGATTTCCTGGACTCACTTTAGGCTTCGGAGTTGGAGCTGGCTGCGGTATAGGATTTGGTTTTGGTTATGGCTTGGGCAAAGGAATTGCTCGTGATGAAAAGAAAAGACATTCAAACGTTGGTAAAATATTCCAGGAAACTCCAAATCTGCCTAA GGACACCATTGCCGGTTTGTTTGACGAGTTGGTTGTAAACACCAAAAAGCTTGCCACCGCAACTTCAAAACAGATTGAAAAATGGCACTGA